The proteins below are encoded in one region of Pseudomonas putida NBRC 14164:
- a CDS encoding type III secretion system chaperone, with product MSFYYAEKIISEFSSMQGLALSLTTGAVCFQQANGEKWGVEVADDGSHLLLHHNFSGLRVGDSAWMNKLLELNADYSFMQGAWFGLHQATQSCRIFKVLQIDSLTANLMCEHLRGFIHLASVIKKDFSVGLG from the coding sequence ATGTCATTTTATTATGCTGAAAAAATAATATCGGAATTTAGCTCTATGCAAGGGTTGGCGCTAAGTCTTACTACTGGGGCTGTGTGTTTTCAACAGGCGAATGGAGAAAAATGGGGTGTTGAAGTTGCAGATGATGGAAGTCACTTATTGTTGCATCACAATTTTTCCGGGTTAAGAGTGGGTGATTCCGCGTGGATGAATAAATTACTGGAATTAAACGCAGATTATTCATTTATGCAGGGGGCGTGGTTTGGCCTGCATCAGGCGACTCAGTCATGCAGAATATTTAAGGTCCTTCAGATTGATTCCTTGACCGCGAATTTAATGTGCGAGCATTTAAGGGGATTCATTCATCTGGCAAGTGTCATAAAAAAAGATTTTTCAGTGGGCCTTGGTTGA